A single Chryseobacterium sp. DNA region contains:
- a CDS encoding linear amide C-N hydrolase, whose amino-acid sequence MKKFPLILFSLVLSIGLWNPSEACTRVVYKGPQNTVITARSMDWRDEIPANLWVFPKGIEHTGQTGPKSVKWTSKYGSIISSSWDIASADGMNEKGLVANLLWLGESQYPKFDPKGSKKGLSISLWAQYYLDNFATVKEAVEFSRKEPFVIVSDYIPGTERFTTIHLSISDASGDNAVFEYINGKLVIHHDPSYTVMTNSPVFEEQLALNNYWKGIPGTVMLPGTNRAADRFVRASYYINAIPQTADTRSAVASVFSVIRNCSVPYGITSATEPNISSTRWRSVSDQKNLVYYFETVFTPNTFWVDLKDFDLSPKGKVMKLDLSSFHTYNGKTNTDFKEAVPFKFLGLN is encoded by the coding sequence ATGAAAAAGTTCCCATTAATTTTATTTTCTCTTGTTCTTTCAATAGGATTATGGAATCCGTCAGAAGCATGTACACGGGTTGTTTACAAAGGTCCACAAAACACCGTCATTACAGCCCGCTCTATGGACTGGCGTGATGAAATCCCTGCCAATCTCTGGGTCTTTCCAAAAGGCATAGAACACACCGGACAGACCGGACCAAAATCTGTAAAATGGACCTCTAAATACGGAAGCATCATCAGTTCCAGCTGGGATATCGCTTCAGCAGACGGAATGAACGAAAAAGGACTGGTCGCCAATTTATTATGGTTAGGCGAATCACAGTACCCCAAATTCGATCCAAAGGGAAGTAAAAAGGGACTTTCCATTTCTTTATGGGCACAGTATTATCTCGACAACTTTGCGACCGTAAAAGAAGCGGTGGAATTTTCAAGAAAAGAGCCCTTTGTCATTGTAAGCGATTATATTCCGGGAACCGAAAGATTTACAACAATACACCTTTCCATTTCCGATGCTTCAGGCGACAATGCCGTATTTGAATACATCAATGGTAAACTGGTGATCCATCATGATCCATCATATACAGTGATGACCAACTCTCCTGTCTTTGAAGAACAACTTGCACTTAATAATTACTGGAAGGGAATTCCGGGAACGGTTATGCTTCCGGGCACCAACCGCGCCGCAGACAGATTCGTAAGAGCCTCTTATTATATCAATGCCATTCCGCAAACTGCCGATACCCGTAGTGCCGTAGCCAGTGTTTTCAGTGTTATCAGAAACTGCTCCGTTCCTTATGGAATTACTTCGGCAACAGAACCCAATATTTCTTCTACAAGATGGCGCTCTGTTTCAGACCAAAAAAATCTGGTCTACTATTTTGAAACAGTATTTACCCCCAATACCTTCTGGGTAGATCTTAAGGATTTCGACCTAAGCCCAAAAGGAAAAGTCATGAAACTGGATCTAAGCAGCTTCCATACTTACAATGGGAAAACAAATACTGATTTTAAAGAAGCAGTACCTTTCAAATTCCTTGGATTAAACTAG
- a CDS encoding porin, with product MAFFSLKKKSLLLCILTCWFSANAQIQDSLQTKTQQEEDHVKYPQLQIKGLFQARYLVGMTKDVDVNGLHHADGSGTSNNFMLKYMRVQVRAQISKRTEVVALANLADFKNDPKSRVLENAYLKYTFNPKLAITVGQFRPWFGIEETYPIDIIKSLDWSNQYAEFGKLGWTSFQIGISATGQLQLGEIPFQYAVSVVNGNGKNQVNDNDNGKQYSTRLLFGLSKKYNFNVGLNGGIGEVFSKKVYALGVDLSSLIKFDPRWSLDMQLEAKQATNHVLYNSIDPEVRPENPDQYLIRGVYFLPNVRYEINHKNLSAFELSCRYEYLDTNFRMASNPRQTITPMFGLEFLKNYGARIQLGVQFDRYKYQVENTSQYNNNLFIVQVQSRF from the coding sequence ATGGCCTTTTTTTCACTCAAAAAGAAAAGCCTGTTACTCTGCATTCTTACCTGCTGGTTTTCAGCCAATGCCCAGATACAGGATTCTTTACAAACCAAAACTCAACAGGAAGAAGATCATGTAAAATATCCTCAGCTTCAGATCAAAGGGCTTTTTCAGGCACGCTATCTCGTAGGGATGACAAAAGATGTAGATGTCAACGGACTTCATCATGCTGACGGATCCGGAACCAGTAATAATTTCATGCTTAAATATATGAGGGTTCAGGTAAGGGCACAGATCAGCAAACGTACCGAAGTAGTTGCCCTCGCCAATTTAGCAGATTTCAAAAATGACCCTAAAAGCAGAGTTCTTGAAAATGCTTATTTGAAGTATACTTTTAATCCTAAGCTGGCCATTACAGTAGGACAGTTCAGACCCTGGTTCGGAATTGAAGAAACCTATCCTATTGACATCATTAAATCTCTCGATTGGTCCAATCAATACGCTGAATTCGGTAAATTAGGCTGGACAAGCTTCCAGATCGGGATTTCAGCAACAGGACAGCTTCAGCTGGGAGAGATTCCTTTCCAATATGCAGTTTCTGTAGTGAACGGAAACGGGAAAAACCAGGTCAATGACAACGACAACGGAAAGCAATATTCTACCCGCCTGCTTTTCGGGCTGTCTAAAAAATACAATTTCAATGTAGGCCTGAATGGAGGAATCGGAGAAGTATTCAGTAAAAAAGTATATGCTTTAGGCGTTGACTTAAGCTCTCTGATCAAATTTGATCCACGATGGAGCCTTGATATGCAGCTGGAAGCCAAGCAGGCTACCAATCACGTCCTGTACAATTCTATAGACCCGGAGGTCAGACCCGAAAATCCGGATCAGTACCTGATTCGTGGCGTTTACTTTCTTCCGAATGTAAGATATGAGATCAACCACAAAAACCTCAGCGCCTTCGAGCTGTCATGCCGCTACGAATATCTTGATACCAACTTCAGGATGGCTTCCAACCCAAGACAGACCATTACGCCGATGTTCGGCCTGGAGTTCCTGAAAAATTACGGAGCAAGGATCCAGCTGGGCGTACAGTTTGACCGTTACAAATATCAGGTGGAAAACACCTCGCAATACAACAACAATCTATTCATTGTTCAGGTACAGAGTAGATTCTAA
- a CDS encoding anion permease — protein sequence MKEINIKNVAVTFIVALIIWFIPVPEGVTQDAWHLFAIFAATILGIILKAAPMGTMCMMAIAFTALTQVVAPGDAGKSITKALSGFGDKVIWLIGISFFIARGFIKTGLGNRIAFLFIRIFGKSSLGLAYGLGLADVCLAPAIPSNTARGGGIIYPIMKSMAMSFDSVPEKPETHRKLGSFLTLNSYYMNLIASSMFLTGTASNPMCQKFAANLGINITWMSWAAAGFIPGAVAFFIVPLVLYKLYPPELKKTGDAPRMAAQKLKEMGPISRNEWLMLLAFFILLALWIFGGALSIDATTTAFIGLTLLLLTSVLTWEDVKGEKGAWDTIVWFAVLVMMASSLNELGFIGWFSDLIKMKIGGLSWQVAFPVIIVVYFFSHYIFASATAHVAAMYAALLGVGVSLGIPPMLLAMMLGFLGSIYGVLTHYGHGPAPVFFGSGYVDLKVWWLRGLEIGIVLLIIYMVVGGLWMKVLGYY from the coding sequence ATGAAAGAAATTAATATTAAAAACGTTGCGGTCACATTTATCGTTGCGTTGATCATATGGTTCATTCCTGTACCCGAAGGTGTTACCCAGGATGCGTGGCATTTGTTTGCCATCTTTGCAGCAACCATTTTAGGAATTATTCTTAAAGCCGCTCCGATGGGTACCATGTGTATGATGGCTATTGCTTTTACTGCTTTAACGCAGGTGGTAGCTCCCGGTGATGCCGGAAAATCCATTACAAAAGCCCTTTCAGGATTTGGAGATAAAGTGATCTGGCTGATCGGGATCTCCTTCTTTATTGCCAGAGGATTTATCAAAACAGGTCTTGGAAACCGTATCGCCTTTTTGTTTATCAGAATTTTTGGTAAAAGTTCATTAGGACTGGCTTATGGATTAGGATTGGCAGATGTCTGCCTGGCCCCTGCTATTCCAAGTAACACGGCAAGAGGAGGCGGGATTATCTATCCTATCATGAAATCTATGGCTATGAGCTTTGATTCAGTTCCGGAAAAACCGGAGACACATAGAAAATTAGGTTCTTTTTTAACACTGAACAGCTATTATATGAACCTCATCGCCTCTTCCATGTTCCTGACTGGTACTGCAAGTAACCCGATGTGTCAGAAATTTGCAGCCAATCTCGGAATCAATATCACCTGGATGTCCTGGGCAGCAGCGGGTTTCATCCCGGGGGCAGTAGCATTCTTTATCGTTCCTTTGGTACTATACAAATTATATCCGCCAGAACTGAAAAAAACAGGTGATGCTCCAAGAATGGCAGCTCAGAAACTAAAAGAGATGGGGCCTATTTCCAGAAACGAGTGGCTGATGTTATTGGCATTCTTCATTCTTCTGGCCTTATGGATATTTGGGGGAGCCCTTTCTATCGATGCGACAACCACGGCTTTCATTGGGCTAACCTTATTATTATTGACCTCCGTGCTGACATGGGAGGATGTAAAAGGAGAAAAAGGAGCATGGGATACCATTGTTTGGTTCGCCGTACTGGTAATGATGGCAAGCTCATTGAATGAATTAGGCTTCATCGGCTGGTTCAGTGACCTTATCAAGATGAAAATCGGTGGACTGAGCTGGCAGGTAGCCTTCCCTGTCATTATTGTAGTCTATTTTTTCAGCCACTATATTTTCGCAAGTGCTACTGCCCACGTAGCAGCTATGTATGCCGCATTGCTGGGAGTAGGTGTTTCTTTGGGAATTCCGCCTATGTTGCTGGCTATGATGCTTGGTTTCCTAGGTTCTATTTATGGGGTGCTTACCCACTACGGCCATGGCCCGGCTCCGGTATTCTTCGGAAGCGGCTATGTCGACTTGAAAGTCTGGTGGCTGAGAGGTCTTGAAATAGGAATCGTATTATTAATTATCTACATGGTTGTAGGAGGATTATGGATGAAAGTTTTAGGATATTATTAA
- a CDS encoding succinate dehydrogenase cytochrome b subunit, which translates to MLSTLSRKMLMCLTGLFLGFFLLIHFLGNLQLFLPQEQAHLQFNAYSHFLSGNIIIKIVSYVLYTSIILHAVDGLAITLKNKKSGGNYQTDRRGRASKWASRNMGILGTLILIFLVIHFQNFWYVYKFGNPPLDENGNKDLYILVVTVFKEWWYVIIYVLSMIALCYHLIHGIYSAVRTLGLYHPKFVKWFKTIGIAYSIIISLGFALMPVYVFFTYH; encoded by the coding sequence ATGTTATCAACATTGTCAAGAAAAATGCTGATGTGTCTTACGGGACTTTTCCTGGGGTTCTTCCTGCTGATTCATTTTCTGGGAAACCTCCAGCTGTTTCTTCCACAGGAACAGGCACATCTGCAGTTCAATGCGTATTCCCATTTTCTATCCGGAAATATCATCATCAAAATCGTATCCTATGTTTTATATACCTCTATCATCCTGCATGCCGTAGACGGATTGGCGATTACTTTAAAGAATAAAAAATCGGGCGGAAATTATCAGACCGACAGACGCGGAAGAGCCAGCAAATGGGCCTCCCGGAATATGGGAATCCTTGGAACATTGATCCTGATCTTCCTGGTGATCCATTTTCAGAATTTTTGGTACGTCTACAAATTCGGAAACCCGCCTTTGGATGAGAATGGAAATAAAGACCTGTATATTCTGGTGGTAACTGTTTTTAAAGAATGGTGGTATGTCATTATTTATGTACTGTCCATGATTGCATTATGCTATCACCTGATTCATGGAATATATAGTGCGGTAAGAACATTGGGATTGTATCATCCTAAGTTCGTAAAATGGTTCAAAACCATCGGGATCGCTTATTCCATCATCATCAGCTTAGGGTTTGCCCTGATGCCGGTTTATGTATTCTTTACTTATCATTAA
- a CDS encoding fumarate reductase/succinate dehydrogenase flavoprotein subunit: MILDSKIPKGPLEQKWDNYKKKAKLVNPANRKKLDVIVVGTGLAGSSIAASLGEMGYNVKSFCFQDSPRRAHSVAAQGGVNAAKNYKNDGDSVYRMFADTLKGGDFRAREANVYRMAECSLHLIDQAVAQGVPFGREYGGYLNNRSFGGVQVSRTFYARGQTGQQLLLGAYQALMRQVGKGTVQLFSRHEMLDLVVVDGKARGIIVRNLDTGEIERHAAHAVVLATGGYGKIYYLSTLAMGCNGSAIWRAHKKGALMASPSWIQVHPTSLPQSGDYQSKLTLMSESLRNDGRIWVPLKQDENRPPNDIPENERDYYLERRYPAFGNLAPRDISSRAAKERIDAGFGIGPLKNAVYLDFSKAIKEQGKDKISEKYGNLFDMYLKITGYDAYKEPMMISPSAHFSMGGLWVDYELMTTVPGLFALGEANFADHGANRLGANSLLQASVDGYFIAPYTIANYLADEIHTGKISTDAPEFEQAENAVKDQIKDLINIKGTKTADHFHKTLGKLLYDYCGLARNEQGLKYAIQEIRKLKQEFYREVKVSGQENTMNTELEKAGRVADYFEIGELMCYDALTRNESCGAHFREEFQTPDGEALRNDTEYQFISAWAWTGENGEPELIREPLIFEEIQPTVRSYK, translated from the coding sequence ATGATTTTAGATTCAAAAATACCAAAAGGCCCATTGGAACAAAAATGGGATAACTATAAAAAGAAAGCAAAACTTGTCAACCCGGCCAACCGTAAAAAACTGGATGTCATTGTAGTAGGAACGGGACTGGCAGGGAGTTCTATTGCTGCTTCATTGGGTGAAATGGGATATAATGTGAAATCATTCTGCTTCCAGGACAGTCCAAGAAGGGCCCACTCTGTGGCTGCACAGGGAGGAGTAAATGCTGCTAAAAATTATAAAAATGATGGTGACAGTGTTTACAGAATGTTTGCAGATACGCTGAAAGGGGGAGATTTCAGAGCCCGTGAAGCGAATGTATACCGTATGGCAGAATGTTCTTTGCACCTCATCGACCAGGCCGTCGCACAAGGTGTTCCTTTCGGACGTGAATATGGCGGTTATCTCAACAACCGTTCTTTCGGCGGCGTTCAGGTAAGCCGTACTTTTTATGCAAGGGGACAAACCGGGCAACAGTTGCTTCTGGGTGCTTATCAGGCTTTGATGAGACAGGTCGGAAAAGGAACTGTACAGTTGTTTTCCAGACATGAAATGCTTGACTTGGTAGTTGTGGACGGCAAAGCCAGAGGAATTATCGTAAGGAATCTGGACACGGGAGAAATTGAAAGACATGCTGCTCATGCTGTAGTATTGGCAACAGGAGGTTACGGAAAAATCTATTACCTTTCTACTTTAGCCATGGGTTGCAATGGCTCTGCGATCTGGAGAGCCCATAAAAAAGGAGCATTAATGGCATCCCCAAGCTGGATCCAGGTACACCCTACCTCTCTTCCACAGTCCGGAGATTATCAGTCTAAATTAACACTGATGTCCGAATCCCTGCGTAATGACGGAAGAATCTGGGTTCCCTTAAAACAAGATGAAAACAGACCTCCCAATGATATTCCCGAAAACGAAAGAGACTATTACCTTGAAAGAAGGTATCCCGCTTTTGGAAATTTAGCTCCAAGAGATATCTCATCCCGCGCCGCCAAAGAAAGAATTGATGCAGGATTTGGAATCGGACCTTTGAAAAATGCTGTTTATCTTGATTTTTCCAAAGCGATCAAAGAGCAGGGAAAAGATAAGATCAGTGAGAAATATGGCAACTTATTCGATATGTATCTTAAAATAACGGGATATGATGCTTATAAAGAACCGATGATGATTTCACCCTCAGCACACTTTTCTATGGGCGGTCTTTGGGTAGATTATGAACTGATGACTACCGTTCCGGGGCTGTTTGCATTGGGAGAAGCCAATTTTGCAGACCACGGAGCCAATCGTTTGGGAGCTAATTCTCTTTTACAGGCTTCCGTAGACGGCTATTTTATCGCACCTTATACCATAGCCAATTATCTGGCGGATGAAATTCATACCGGAAAAATTTCAACGGATGCTCCTGAGTTTGAACAGGCTGAAAATGCGGTTAAAGATCAGATAAAGGATTTAATCAATATCAAAGGAACCAAAACGGCAGACCATTTCCATAAAACATTAGGAAAGCTGCTATACGACTATTGTGGGCTTGCCAGGAATGAACAAGGTCTGAAATATGCTATTCAGGAGATCCGCAAACTGAAACAGGAATTTTACAGAGAAGTAAAAGTGTCAGGCCAGGAAAATACAATGAATACTGAACTCGAAAAAGCAGGCCGGGTTGCTGATTATTTTGAAATCGGCGAACTGATGTGCTATGATGCTTTAACCCGTAATGAATCCTGCGGAGCTCATTTCCGGGAAGAATTCCAGACTCCGGATGGAGAAGCCCTTAGAAATGATACAGAATATCAATTTATTTCTGCATGGGCATGGACTGGTGAGAATGGAGAACCTGAACTGATCAGGGAACCGCTGATCTTTGAAGAAATACAGCCTACGGTAAGAAGCTACAAATAA
- a CDS encoding succinate dehydrogenase/fumarate reductase iron-sulfur subunit: protein MDLHLKIWRQKDRKSEGKLVNYDLKGLNSHMSFLEMLDTLNEKLIIEGDEPVEFDHDCREGICGQCGIMINGIAHGPLKNTTTCQLHLRSFKDGETILIEPFRSEAFPVKKDLKVDRSAFDRIISSGGFVSVNTGQAPDATAIPVNHQTAEESFDSAACIGCGACVATCKNGSAALFTSAKITHMALLPQGKEERNKRVLDMVAQMDSEHFGHCSNTEACEVECPQGISVLNIARMNFEYNRALFFRKRIN from the coding sequence ATGGATTTACACCTTAAGATATGGCGACAGAAAGACAGAAAAAGTGAAGGAAAACTGGTTAATTATGACCTGAAAGGATTGAATTCTCACATGTCTTTCTTAGAGATGCTGGATACATTAAACGAAAAACTGATTATTGAAGGAGATGAACCTGTAGAATTCGACCACGATTGCCGTGAAGGGATCTGCGGACAGTGCGGTATCATGATCAATGGAATAGCTCATGGCCCTTTAAAAAATACAACCACCTGCCAGCTTCACCTGCGTTCTTTTAAAGACGGTGAAACAATTCTGATAGAACCGTTCCGTTCAGAAGCTTTTCCTGTAAAGAAAGATTTAAAGGTAGACCGTTCCGCTTTTGACAGAATTATTTCTTCAGGCGGATTCGTATCGGTAAATACCGGCCAGGCTCCGGATGCTACAGCAATTCCTGTAAATCATCAAACAGCTGAGGAATCTTTTGATTCGGCAGCCTGTATCGGATGTGGCGCTTGTGTAGCTACCTGTAAAAATGGAAGTGCGGCATTGTTCACCTCGGCAAAAATCACCCATATGGCATTGCTGCCTCAGGGAAAGGAAGAAAGAAACAAACGTGTACTGGATATGGTTGCCCAAATGGACAGCGAACATTTCGGGCACTGCTCCAATACGGAAGCCTGTGAGGTGGAATGTCCGCAGGGGATTTCAGTCCTGAATATCGCCAGAATGAATTTTGAGTATAACAGGGCACTGTTTTTCAGAAAAAGAATTAATTAG
- a CDS encoding cyclase family protein, which produces MKTRIVDLTKPIQYNTGDPWFMRVKIKHKAHRKSHWLIRLALRLPSRLFPKNWTGWADDTIKNMGLHATTHIDAPWHYGPVVEGKPAKTIDQIPLEWCYGDAIVIDCTHKQDFVAITVDDLKNDLDKNGIIIQEGNIVLIRTDRDKMMGTPDFVEKGTGMSKEATEWLIDQGVKVMGIDQWGWDLPLKYMARKAKEMNDPEFFWEGHRVGIEKEYLHIEQLTNLSALPPSGFKICVFPLKIVGGSAAPARVVAMMDA; this is translated from the coding sequence ATGAAAACAAGAATTGTAGATTTAACAAAACCCATTCAGTACAATACAGGAGATCCATGGTTCATGCGGGTGAAAATCAAACATAAAGCACACCGAAAATCGCACTGGCTGATTCGTCTGGCATTGAGGCTTCCGTCAAGGCTTTTTCCTAAAAACTGGACCGGCTGGGCAGATGACACCATCAAAAATATGGGACTTCACGCCACCACCCATATTGATGCTCCATGGCATTATGGTCCTGTAGTAGAAGGGAAACCTGCTAAAACGATAGACCAGATTCCGTTGGAGTGGTGTTATGGTGATGCTATCGTGATCGACTGTACCCATAAACAAGATTTTGTGGCCATCACCGTAGATGATTTGAAAAATGATCTTGATAAAAATGGGATTATCATACAGGAAGGGAATATCGTATTGATCAGAACCGATCGCGATAAAATGATGGGAACCCCGGATTTTGTAGAAAAAGGAACGGGAATGAGCAAAGAAGCTACAGAATGGCTGATAGACCAGGGCGTAAAAGTAATGGGAATCGACCAGTGGGGATGGGATCTTCCTCTAAAATATATGGCCCGGAAAGCCAAAGAAATGAATGATCCCGAGTTCTTCTGGGAAGGGCACCGTGTAGGAATCGAAAAAGAATATCTGCATATCGAACAACTAACGAATCTAAGTGCACTGCCTCCATCCGGATTTAAGATCTGTGTATTCCCGCTTAAAATTGTCGGCGGTTCTGCAGCTCCGGCGAGAGTGGTGGCGATGATGGATGCTTAG
- a CDS encoding nucleoid-associated protein, giving the protein MFSKIIVHRVGNKINGDSLTLSQEELKLEKGMAEMLEDYFLGSFKSEETFHFYSDTYLVNNPVYSAVSEIFDDKSKFLWESENIAKHLFEAAENPRVQSGELFIVLFEDESDRPDKVDKIGIFKTEKRESFLKINPAEETFDIEKDQGIGLSKIDKAALIYNNNKETGYVLSVVDNNKNGDMYYWFEDFLKVKQRDDEYFHTQEALMVYKDYITKQLPQEFEVSKADQADFLNKSINFFKEKEEFKLDEFASEVLGDEHVIESFVNFKTDYEQDMQVNIAEEFPISEAAVKKTQRHFKSIIKLDKNFHIYIHGDRQKIEMGEDDKGKYYRLYFEKEV; this is encoded by the coding sequence ATGTTTTCAAAAATAATAGTACACAGAGTCGGAAATAAGATCAACGGAGATTCCCTGACGCTTTCCCAGGAAGAATTGAAACTGGAAAAAGGAATGGCAGAAATGCTTGAAGATTACTTTTTAGGTTCTTTTAAATCGGAAGAGACCTTTCATTTTTACAGTGACACGTATCTGGTGAATAACCCGGTTTACAGTGCCGTATCTGAAATTTTTGATGACAAGTCCAAGTTTCTCTGGGAATCTGAGAATATTGCCAAACACCTTTTTGAAGCTGCAGAAAACCCAAGGGTTCAGAGTGGAGAACTTTTCATCGTACTTTTTGAAGATGAAAGTGACCGCCCTGACAAAGTGGATAAAATCGGGATCTTTAAAACAGAGAAGAGAGAATCTTTCCTGAAAATCAATCCTGCCGAAGAAACATTTGATATTGAAAAAGATCAGGGAATCGGCTTATCCAAAATTGATAAGGCAGCTTTGATCTACAACAACAATAAAGAAACCGGGTATGTGCTTTCTGTAGTTGACAACAACAAAAACGGGGACATGTACTACTGGTTTGAAGATTTCCTGAAAGTAAAACAGCGTGACGACGAATATTTTCACACGCAGGAAGCTTTGATGGTCTATAAAGATTATATCACAAAACAGCTTCCCCAGGAATTTGAAGTTTCCAAAGCTGACCAGGCAGATTTCCTTAACAAATCGATCAATTTTTTCAAAGAAAAAGAAGAATTCAAGTTAGATGAATTTGCCAGTGAAGTATTGGGAGACGAACACGTTATTGAAAGTTTTGTCAATTTTAAAACAGATTACGAGCAGGACATGCAGGTGAATATCGCTGAAGAATTCCCGATCAGTGAAGCTGCGGTAAAAAAGACTCAGAGACACTTTAAAAGTATCATTAAATTAGATAAAAACTTCCATATCTACATCCACGGAGACCGGCAGAAAATTGAGATGGGAGAGGATGACAAAGGAAAATACTACAGGCTTTATTTCGAAAAAGAGGTGTAA